In a single window of the Methanolobus psychrophilus R15 genome:
- a CDS encoding transcriptional regulator, AraC family, producing MEIVNEPQIKEIEERNVACVSFIGNYLGNASVFGELFGKLCGWAGAKQLMGPDTILMSAYYDDPGVTPPEELKLDVCITIEDGIETEGEIKKKKLPGGKYVVMRTELTGAEEYGPAWEKVVEWLIQNNLGIDMSRASYEIYLNSPEEHPQKHHILDICMPVN from the coding sequence TTGGAAATTGTAAACGAACCACAAATAAAAGAAATAGAAGAACGAAATGTAGCATGTGTTTCATTTATCGGCAACTACCTGGGAAATGCTAGCGTCTTTGGAGAACTATTCGGTAAACTTTGTGGCTGGGCAGGTGCTAAACAATTGATGGGACCAGATACTATTCTGATGTCTGCCTATTATGACGATCCGGGAGTTACACCTCCGGAAGAACTCAAGCTGGATGTATGCATAACCATTGAAGATGGCATTGAAACTGAAGGAGAGATAAAAAAGAAAAAGCTTCCCGGAGGAAAGTATGTAGTAATGCGTACAGAACTGACAGGTGCAGAAGAATATGGCCCTGCGTGGGAGAAGGTCGTTGAGTGGCTGATACAAAATAACCTTGGAATTGATATGTCCAGAGCAAGTTATGAGATTTATTTAAACAGTCCCGAAGAACATCCACAAAAACATCATATTCTTGATATATGTATGCCCGTGAATTAG
- a CDS encoding putative DNA-invertase (Site-specific recombinase), giving the protein MMTKNVAIYIRTSTDKQEESILMQRQELQKYCSLKDYEIVKEYVDSGWSGKDDRRPEFQRMLSDAKLGIFDILIVTKIDRFARSTMDLLISIEKLKELNVYFIASTQPIDTTSSMGRLTLQIMAAFAEFERNIIVERMQAGRINAEKNGKMCHRKPKEFPKKQVVEYIQKGLSCNAISKLYNTTPTTIKKNLNNWGYKYEFGEWVLK; this is encoded by the coding sequence ATGATGACAAAAAACGTAGCAATTTACATCCGTACATCAACGGATAAACAGGAAGAATCAATACTCATGCAAAGGCAAGAGTTACAGAAATATTGTTCCCTCAAAGATTATGAAATTGTAAAAGAATATGTTGATTCCGGTTGGAGTGGTAAAGACGATAGAAGACCAGAATTCCAAAGGATGCTTAGTGATGCAAAATTAGGCATATTTGATATTTTAATTGTTACAAAAATTGATAGATTCGCAAGGTCTACAATGGATTTATTAATAAGCATAGAAAAATTAAAAGAATTAAATGTTTATTTTATCGCAAGCACTCAACCAATTGATACAACATCAAGCATGGGTAGACTTACATTGCAAATAATGGCAGCATTTGCCGAATTTGAAAGGAATATTATTGTTGAGAGAATGCAGGCGGGCAGGATTAATGCAGAGAAAAATGGTAAAATGTGCCATCGGAAACCAAAAGAATTTCCAAAGAAACAGGTGGTTGAGTATATACAAAAAGGATTATCCTGTAATGCGATATCCAAACTCTACAATACAACTCCAACAACTATTAAAAAGAATTTGAATAATTGGGGATATAAATATGAATTTGGAGAATGGGTGTTAAAATGA
- a CDS encoding transposase, IS605 OrfB family, whose translation MLRAYKYRLYPNKSQIDSFEKQFGTCRFVYNWALDLKSTVYKDENRSISKNELKKMLPGLKVQYNWLKDVNSQSLQGSIDNLDNAFQKFFRKEADYPNFKSKYNPVQSFQVPQHYVVDLDNGTVKLPKLKEPIKAKFHRRFDGETRTATVSRTPTGKYFISILVDDGQEIPEKIETGTTIGVDVGISHFAILSTGEKIENPRHLKTSLKKLQHEQRALSRKKKGSSNRKKQKLVVAKLHEKIANQRNDFHHKISKRLIDKNQAICLEDLNISGMVKNHCLAQAISDVAWNSFIEKLRYKADWYGKTIMQIGRFVPSSKLCSICGYKNAGLKLNDRSWECPSCHTKHDRDVNAAINILNIALNNIAAGTAV comes from the coding sequence ATGTTAAGAGCCTATAAATATCGATTATATCCAAATAAATCCCAGATAGATTCCTTTGAGAAACAGTTCGGTACTTGTAGATTCGTATACAACTGGGCATTGGATCTTAAGAGTACAGTTTACAAGGATGAGAACCGATCCATAAGTAAGAATGAGCTCAAGAAAATGCTTCCAGGTCTCAAGGTCCAATACAATTGGCTAAAGGATGTCAATTCCCAATCCTTACAAGGTTCCATTGACAATCTGGACAACGCTTTCCAGAAGTTCTTCAGGAAAGAGGCAGACTATCCTAATTTCAAGTCAAAATACAACCCTGTACAGTCTTTTCAGGTTCCACAGCATTATGTAGTGGACCTTGACAACGGCACGGTTAAATTGCCTAAATTAAAGGAGCCAATCAAAGCCAAATTCCATCGTCGATTCGACGGGGAAACCAGGACTGCTACTGTATCCAGAACACCGACTGGTAAGTATTTCATAAGCATACTGGTTGATGATGGACAGGAAATACCTGAGAAGATTGAGACAGGCACAACCATTGGCGTTGATGTTGGCATTAGCCATTTTGCCATTCTTTCAACGGGTGAAAAGATCGAGAATCCTCGGCATTTGAAAACATCCCTGAAGAAATTGCAACATGAACAGCGGGCATTATCTCGTAAGAAAAAGGGATCGAGTAACAGAAAGAAACAAAAGTTGGTTGTGGCTAAACTACACGAAAAGATAGCCAACCAGAGAAACGATTTCCATCACAAGATATCTAAAAGACTGATTGACAAGAACCAAGCAATTTGTCTGGAAGATCTGAACATTTCAGGAATGGTCAAGAATCACTGTCTGGCACAGGCGATATCCGATGTTGCCTGGAATAGTTTCATCGAGAAACTAAGATACAAAGCAGATTGGTATGGTAAGACCATTATGCAGATCGGTAGGTTTGTGCCAAGTTCCAAGCTGTGTAGCATATGCGGATACAAGAATGCCGGCCTGAAATTGAACGATAGAAGCTGGGAATGTCCTTCGTGTCATACAAAACATGATCGGGATGTTAACGCAGCCATCAACATCCTGAATATTGCATTAAACAATATTGCCGCAGGGACTGCGGTCTGA